In Desulfobacterales bacterium, the DNA window ATTCTGGCCAACCTGTGCGTCAATGCACGCGACGCCATTGGCGGGGTGGGCAAGGTCACCATCGAAACCGACTGTGTTCACTTTGACGCGGAATACTGCTCAGATCATGCCGGTTTTCATCCGGGCGATTTCATCTTGCTGGCCATCAGTGACGATGGTTGCGGCATGGAAAAGGATGCCCTGGACAAGGTTTTCGATCCGTTTTTTACTACCAAGGGCGTAGGGGAAGGCACTGGCCTGGGACTGTCCACGGTGTTCGGCATCGTCAAGCAAAATGACGGTTTTATCAACGTGTACAGTGAACCTGGAAAAGGCACGACATTTAAAATCTATCTGCCACCGTATGCAGGCAAAGATTTGAAAATAAAAGCTAAGGAGATGACTGAACTCCCATCCGGCCACGGCGAAACTGTAATGATCGTAGAAGATGAGACATCCATTTTAAAGCTGGCCCAAAGGCTTCTTGCAGGTTTGGGATATAACGTCCTGGCAGCCTCTACCCCCGGTGAGGCAGTGACCCTGGCGGAGGAACATGCCGGCGAGATCCACTTGCTGTTCACCGATGTGGTCATGCCCGAAATGAATGGTCGCGAGCTGTCCGAACAACTCCATACTCTTTATCCTAATCTAAAAACCCTTTTCATGTCAGGTTATACGGCTAAAGTAATTGCCCACCGTGGCGTTCTTGAAGACGGTGTTAGTTTCATTTCAAAGCCGTTTTCAAAAAATGACATAGCCTTTAAGGTACGACAAGTGTTGGATAAAGCAAAAACAGAAACTCACGATTAACTATCCCATGGTTGAGAATCTGGCCACCCTAAAAACTCAAAGATACTGGATGTAGTCTTAACCGAACTCAACGAATTAAAAATGTACCTTTTTTCAAGTCTAATACAGCAGAACGGCACTGATATTGTAAGAACAACTCAGCGTTAGGTTAAAAAATTAAATACGGAGATAAGTATGGCCTTTTTGACGATTGATGAAACCAAATGCAAACATGATGGAATCTGTGCGGCCGAGTGCCCCAGGCGGATCATAACCCAGGAAGATAGCAAGAGTTTTCCTAAAATTGCAGAGGCTGATGAAGCCTATTGCATGGTCTGCGGACATTGCGTGGCCGTCTGCCCCCACGGCGCTTTGAGCGTGACCGGGGTGGGCATTGAAGACTGCCCGGAGATAGAAAGAGAGTTGGTTCCATCTTGGGATCAGGCCAAGCAGTTCCTCCGATCCCGACGATCCATCCGATTGTTCAAGGACAAGGCTCTGGACCGGGAAACACTGGAACAGTTGATCGAGACGGCCCGCTACGCTCCCACGGCCAGCAACGCCCAGAACCTCCAATGGACGGTGATCGAAGGACGGGACAAGTTGGAGCCGCTGTCCCAGGAAACCATCAACTGGATGGAACGGGTCATCGAAGCCCAGCCCGACTCTCCGGCGGCCGATTATTTCCGCCCAATGGTGGCTCGCTGGACCGCCGGCTACGACATCATCCTGCGCACCGCCCAGACTCTCATTGTTCCCTCCGCTCCCAAAGAGAACGCCAACGGCTTGGTGGACTTGAGCATCGCCTTGGCTTATCTGGAGCTGGCCGCCCTGCCTCTGAACGTGGGCACCTGTTGGGCCGGCTTGCTCCGTGGGGCCATGCAGGCCACCCCCCAGTTGGTGGAATCCATGGGTCTACCCGAGGGACACGCCTGGTTCTACCCAATGATGATCGGGTATCCCAAGTTTAAGTATCATCGGTTGCCGGAGAGGAAAGCACCGGTGATTCACTGGAAATAGGGATCAGCTGAACCGGAATGATTTAGAAACAGGTCATGCCTCCGGCGGGTAGAATGGCCCTG includes these proteins:
- a CDS encoding nitroreductase family protein is translated as MAFLTIDETKCKHDGICAAECPRRIITQEDSKSFPKIAEADEAYCMVCGHCVAVCPHGALSVTGVGIEDCPEIERELVPSWDQAKQFLRSRRSIRLFKDKALDRETLEQLIETARYAPTASNAQNLQWTVIEGRDKLEPLSQETINWMERVIEAQPDSPAADYFRPMVARWTAGYDIILRTAQTLIVPSAPKENANGLVDLSIALAYLELAALPLNVGTCWAGLLRGAMQATPQLVESMGLPEGHAWFYPMMIGYPKFKYHRLPERKAPVIHWK
- a CDS encoding ATP-binding protein, whose product is MLSVIIGFTEIALEKAAADDSLQEDLNEVMNAARRSTDITRQLLAFARQQTIAPKVLELNETVEEMLKMLHRLIGEDIDLSWQPGPGRMPVFMGPSQLDQILANLCVNARDAIGGVGKVTIETDCVHFDAEYCSDHAGFHPGDFILLAISDDGCGMEKDALDKVFDPFFTTKGVGEGTGLGLSTVFGIVKQNDGFINVYSEPGKGTTFKIYLPPYAGKDLKIKAKEMTELPSGHGETVMIVEDETSILKLAQRLLAGLGYNVLAASTPGEAVTLAEEHAGEIHLLFTDVVMPEMNGRELSEQLHTLYPNLKTLFMSGYTAKVIAHRGVLEDGVSFISKPFSKNDIAFKVRQVLDKAKTETHD